Proteins co-encoded in one Metabacillus sp. KUDC1714 genomic window:
- a CDS encoding catalase, with protein MTKDQSNHENSKTNEEREDSLTNRQGHPVTNNQNMRTVGNRGPATLENYDFIEKISHFDRERVPERVVHARGAGAHGYFEAYGTAGNEHVSKYTRAKLFQEKGKRTPVFVRFSSVIHGGHSPETLRDPRGFAVKFYTEDGNWDLVGNNLKIFFIRDAIKFPDMIHAFKPDPVTNIQDSERFFDFCCNSPETFHMVTFVYSPWGIPANYRMMQGSGVNTYKWVNSDGEGVLVKYHWEPKQGIKNLTQKEAEEIQAKNFNHATQDLYEAIERGDYPEWELLVQVMSDNEHPELDFDPLDDTKLWPEDQFPWLPVGKMVLDRNPEDYFTEVEQAAFGTGVLVDGLDFSDDKMLQGRTFSYSDTQRYRVGANYLQLPINAPKKRVATNQSGGQMQYKVDRAPNQNPHINYEPSILGGLKEAKQYGKEHTPKVEGNLVRESIDRQSNTKQAGETYRRFEQWEKDELISNLVGDLSKCDQRIQDKMVALAEEADEEYGRLLREGLAHASKEGSSQKPLGNKNGNQATKTAVDKGHDADPY; from the coding sequence ATGACAAAGGATCAATCCAATCATGAAAATTCAAAAACGAATGAAGAAAGAGAAGATAGCTTAACAAACAGGCAGGGGCATCCTGTAACAAATAATCAAAATATGCGAACAGTGGGAAATCGTGGACCTGCAACTTTGGAAAATTACGATTTTATTGAAAAAATAAGCCACTTTGATAGAGAACGTGTTCCTGAACGAGTTGTTCATGCGCGTGGGGCTGGTGCACATGGTTATTTCGAAGCTTATGGAACAGCAGGAAACGAGCATGTTTCGAAATATACCCGTGCCAAATTATTTCAAGAAAAGGGAAAAAGGACTCCTGTTTTTGTCCGCTTTTCATCTGTTATCCATGGGGGGCATTCTCCAGAAACGCTCCGTGATCCTCGCGGGTTTGCTGTTAAATTTTATACCGAAGATGGAAACTGGGATTTAGTTGGGAATAACTTAAAAATTTTCTTTATCCGCGATGCGATAAAATTCCCTGATATGATTCATGCCTTTAAACCAGATCCAGTTACGAATATTCAAGATAGTGAAAGATTTTTTGACTTTTGCTGTAATTCTCCCGAAACATTCCATATGGTCACATTTGTTTATTCACCATGGGGAATTCCAGCTAACTATCGTATGATGCAAGGCTCTGGCGTTAATACATACAAATGGGTAAATAGTGATGGTGAAGGGGTTCTTGTAAAATATCACTGGGAACCAAAACAAGGGATTAAAAACTTAACACAAAAGGAAGCTGAGGAAATTCAAGCGAAAAACTTTAACCATGCTACCCAGGATTTATATGAAGCAATTGAGCGTGGCGACTATCCTGAATGGGAGTTGCTTGTCCAAGTTATGAGCGATAACGAACATCCTGAATTGGATTTCGATCCTCTTGATGATACAAAACTCTGGCCGGAAGATCAGTTTCCTTGGCTACCAGTAGGGAAAATGGTGTTAGATAGAAACCCTGAAGATTATTTTACAGAGGTCGAACAAGCTGCATTTGGTACAGGGGTTCTTGTTGATGGGCTTGATTTCTCTGATGATAAAATGCTTCAAGGTCGAACGTTCTCTTATTCTGATACTCAACGTTATCGAGTAGGTGCAAATTACTTACAGCTGCCAATTAATGCCCCTAAAAAACGAGTAGCGACTAATCAAAGCGGGGGACAAATGCAATACAAAGTAGACCGCGCACCTAACCAAAACCCTCATATTAACTATGAGCCATCAATATTGGGTGGATTAAAGGAAGCTAAACAATATGGAAAAGAGCATACTCCGAAAGTCGAAGGGAACCTAGTCCGTGAGTCAATTGATCGCCAAAGTAATACAAAACAAGCGGGTGAAACATATCGTAGATTTGAGCAATGGGAAAAAGATGAACTCATTTCAAACCTAGTAGGAGATCTTTCTAAATGTGACCAAAGAATTCAAGATAAAATGGTTGCTCTCGCTGAAGAAGCTGATGAAGAGTACGGTCGCCTATTAAGAGAAGGTTTGGCTCACGCTTCTAAGGAAGGATCAAGTCAAAAACCTCTTGGAAACAAAAACGGGAATCAAGCAACTAAAACAGCTGTGGATAAGGGTCACGATGCAGATCCTTATTAA
- a CDS encoding YitT family protein yields MTEIPMVVQKEIKKHQGLTKAKIFKRAFFIFIGAILMAVGLEIFLVPNKVIDGGIVGISIILSHLLGMSLGLFIFLLNIPFFFIGYKQIGKTFALSTLFGITVLSIATALFHPVPAFTEDILLATVFGGIILGVGVGIVIRYGGSLDGTEILAILANKKLPFSVGEIIMFFNIFILGSAGFVFGWNRAMYSLIAYFVAFKTIDIVLEGLDESKSAWIISEQYREIGDAILARLGRGVTYLNGEGAYTGDDKKVIFCVITRLEEAKLKSIVEDLDPSAFLAVANIAEVRGGRFKKKDIH; encoded by the coding sequence ATGACAGAAATTCCGATGGTAGTACAAAAGGAAATAAAAAAACATCAGGGTTTAACGAAAGCGAAAATATTTAAAAGAGCTTTTTTCATTTTTATTGGTGCAATCTTAATGGCTGTTGGTTTAGAGATTTTTTTAGTCCCAAATAAGGTTATTGATGGGGGAATTGTTGGAATATCCATTATCTTATCCCATTTACTAGGAATGAGTCTTGGTTTGTTTATATTCCTATTAAATATTCCATTTTTCTTCATAGGTTATAAACAAATTGGAAAGACATTTGCTCTATCAACTTTGTTTGGAATTACCGTGTTATCAATAGCGACAGCATTATTTCACCCTGTTCCAGCTTTCACTGAAGATATCCTTCTAGCAACAGTCTTTGGCGGGATTATTCTTGGAGTTGGTGTAGGAATTGTTATTCGTTATGGAGGATCGTTAGATGGAACTGAAATTTTAGCAATCCTTGCGAATAAGAAGTTACCTTTTTCTGTTGGTGAAATCATTATGTTTTTTAATATTTTTATTCTTGGAAGCGCGGGCTTTGTCTTTGGCTGGAACAGAGCCATGTATTCGTTAATCGCCTATTTCGTAGCATTTAAAACAATCGACATTGTTCTTGAAGGACTCGATGAATCAAAATCTGCATGGATTATTAGTGAGCAATATCGTGAGATTGGAGACGCTATTTTAGCTCGATTAGGCCGTGGTGTAACATACCTTAATGGAGAAGGAGCGTATACAGGAGATGATAAGAAGGTTATTTTCTGTGTCATTACTCGACTAGAGGAAGCGAAATTAAAATCTATAGTTGAAGACTTAGATCCGTCTGCGTTTTTAGCAGTTGCAAACATCGCAGAAGTGCGAGGCGGAAGATTTAAGAAAAAGGATATTCATTAA